The Proteus vulgaris genome has a segment encoding these proteins:
- a CDS encoding lipoprotein: protein MLVNAGIVYQTTDINYTVANQHLWINPLDQQLQQNLISGLTKALPGTVVANQPIEDNLAKLTVTVNYFQGRYDGQVIISGDWIYTENSKVISQPFSLVLTQTEDGYPALVRTLGQGWEQVVSDIATTIQAQY, encoded by the coding sequence ATGCTGGTTAATGCTGGTATTGTTTATCAAACAACAGATATTAACTATACCGTAGCAAATCAGCATTTATGGATAAATCCGCTTGATCAGCAATTACAGCAGAACCTCATTTCGGGTTTAACAAAAGCATTACCAGGAACGGTTGTTGCCAACCAACCGATTGAAGATAATTTGGCAAAATTAACAGTTACGGTTAATTACTTTCAAGGTCGTTATGATGGGCAAGTGATCATTTCTGGTGATTGGATTTATACTGAAAATAGCAAAGTGATTAGTCAGCCATTTTCTCTAGTGCTAACACAAACAGAAGATGGTTATCCCGCTTTAGTCCGTACATTAGGACAAGGCTGGGAGCAGGTTGTTTCTGATATTGCGACAACAATTCAAGCTCAATACTAA
- the pqiB_1 gene encoding paraquat-inducible protein B, producing the protein MTEKNETALTEAKINKLKSWSPVWIIPLVTLLIGAWILYYHFSHQGPEVTLITYNAEGIEAGKTKIKSRSVDIGLVESVTLDSNFSRVIINARLDTGMNELLRSDTAFWVVRPQIGKEGVTGLGTLLSGAYIELQPGLTGKEKEEFDLLDAPPLASPDAKGIRINLVSERAGQLNAGDPVLFRGYQVGSVETSEFNIDSRDMHYQLFIKAPYDKMVTSNVRFWKDSGIAFDMSSSGVRVEMASLSTLFSGGVSFDVPAGWLPGEQIAPKTEFKLYDNEKSIQNSLYTDYRSYIMFFSDSVRGLQAGAPVEFRGIRMGTVVQVPYYTKGMQQSLDKDFRIPVLIHVEPERFANDVGESFDFVKELSTASNNGLRASLKSGNLLTGALYIDLDFYPDEKKWEGPREVAGFQQIPTVGSGLAQIQQKVMTSLDKINNLPVEPMLKEMTATLSESQKAVMEAKETLKALNAMIGSDEFRNLPNDIQQSLKEINRSMQGFQPGSPAYGKMIDNMQQLDQVLREMQPLLKTLNNKSNALIFEAKEGKDPEPKRG; encoded by the coding sequence GTGACTGAAAAGAATGAAACTGCTTTAACAGAAGCAAAAATTAACAAACTAAAAAGCTGGTCTCCAGTTTGGATCATACCACTTGTCACTTTATTGATCGGTGCATGGATACTTTATTATCATTTCAGCCATCAAGGTCCAGAAGTTACCTTAATTACTTATAATGCTGAGGGCATTGAAGCCGGTAAAACGAAAATTAAAAGCCGTAGTGTCGATATTGGTTTAGTCGAAAGTGTCACTCTCGACAGTAATTTTAGTCGCGTTATTATCAATGCGCGCCTTGATACAGGCATGAATGAACTATTACGGTCAGATACCGCTTTTTGGGTTGTAAGACCGCAAATAGGTAAAGAAGGGGTAACGGGTTTAGGTACTTTGCTTTCTGGTGCCTATATTGAATTGCAACCAGGTTTAACCGGTAAAGAGAAAGAAGAATTTGATCTTCTTGATGCCCCACCTCTGGCCTCACCTGATGCAAAAGGTATTCGTATAAATTTGGTGAGTGAAAGAGCTGGACAGTTAAATGCGGGTGATCCTGTTTTATTCAGAGGTTACCAAGTTGGCTCTGTTGAAACCAGTGAATTCAACATTGATAGCCGAGACATGCATTATCAACTTTTCATTAAAGCACCTTATGACAAAATGGTGACATCCAATGTTCGCTTCTGGAAAGATTCGGGGATTGCTTTTGATATGTCTTCATCTGGTGTACGTGTTGAAATGGCGTCACTTTCTACACTCTTTAGTGGTGGTGTAAGTTTTGATGTTCCTGCGGGCTGGTTGCCTGGTGAACAAATTGCACCTAAAACAGAATTTAAACTCTATGATAATGAAAAGAGCATTCAAAACTCGTTATATACGGATTATCGCAGTTATATCATGTTTTTCTCTGATTCTGTAAGAGGGTTACAAGCTGGAGCACCTGTAGAGTTCCGAGGAATTCGAATGGGGACGGTTGTTCAAGTGCCTTATTACACAAAAGGTATGCAACAATCACTAGATAAAGATTTTCGTATTCCAGTGCTGATCCATGTCGAACCAGAACGTTTTGCCAATGATGTTGGTGAAAGTTTTGATTTCGTCAAAGAGCTCTCTACCGCCTCTAATAATGGGCTAAGAGCCTCATTAAAATCAGGCAATCTTTTAACGGGCGCTCTATATATCGACCTTGATTTTTATCCAGATGAAAAGAAATGGGAAGGACCTCGTGAGGTTGCAGGCTTTCAACAAATTCCTACTGTAGGGTCGGGGTTAGCGCAAATTCAGCAAAAAGTGATGACATCGCTTGATAAGATCAACAATCTTCCTGTTGAACCGATGCTTAAAGAGATGACAGCAACCTTATCTGAAAGCCAAAAAGCGGTAATGGAAGCAAAAGAAACACTAAAAGCATTGAATGCCATGATTGGTAGTGATGAATTTAGAAATCTTCCTAATGATATTCAACAATCATTAAAAGAGATCAATCGTAGCATGCAAGGATTCCAGCCAGGCTCTCCTGCATACGGAAAAATGATCGATAATATGCAACAGCTTGATCAGGTTTTAAGAGAAATGCAACCTTTATTGAAAACACTGAACAATAAAAGTAATGCATTAATTTTTGAAGCGAAGGAAGGTAAAGATCCAGAACCAAAGAGGGGCTGA
- the lon_1 gene encoding DNA-binding ATP-dependent protease La, whose amino-acid sequence MKNNELEWQALRPDYASYQTFFQTASQLPASLLREVQPRLYESLQWLNNAEPGQFMLLKADDSSAYFDMLTDTLTQAEIKTYPVIGAYQAESNKIYWQENVQGTFSSSESITCCQWIEPEQLFGSFYHHKDNVTVSPGLLHKVNGGILVLSIKSLLAQPLMWFRLKKMVESQRFEWLIWNDNQSLPLPIESMPLNLRVILVGDRLSLEELEFMEPELSSTALYGEYEYDMYLEDEKALSQWCSFVNALCQKYRLPSLSADAWEVLLTQAARQHEDQLILSLDLEWILRQLRYAIRFNHDAYLNADALKKAEENRLWRHSYLLERSRDEILQDQVMIQTEGEAVGQINGLSVLDYPGYPDLIGEPTRITCVAHIGDGEFTDVERKAELGGNLHAKGMMIMQAYLNSELRLDQPQPFSTSIVFEQSYGEVDGDSASLAELCALISTLALQPIDQQIAVTGAVDQFGQVQPIGGVNQKIEGFFDICQQRGLTGSQGVIIPLANIRHLVLNESVQQAVKEEKFHIWPVTHVAEAITLLTRQPYYEEQCEPEQSDAHLLAVIHDRITLANNQDRPKLPWFLRLFR is encoded by the coding sequence TTGAAAAACAACGAATTAGAATGGCAGGCGTTACGTCCTGATTACGCCTCCTACCAGACTTTCTTTCAAACAGCGTCTCAATTACCTGCATCTCTACTTCGTGAGGTTCAACCTCGCCTGTACGAAAGCCTACAATGGCTAAATAATGCAGAACCCGGTCAATTTATGCTCTTAAAAGCTGATGATTCTAGCGCTTACTTTGATATGCTGACAGACACATTAACGCAAGCAGAGATCAAAACCTATCCGGTGATTGGTGCCTATCAAGCAGAATCAAATAAAATCTATTGGCAAGAAAATGTACAAGGTACATTTTCATCATCAGAATCTATTACTTGTTGCCAGTGGATAGAACCCGAACAACTGTTTGGCTCTTTCTATCATCATAAAGATAATGTCACTGTCAGCCCAGGCCTATTACATAAAGTTAATGGTGGAATTCTCGTTCTCTCCATTAAATCTTTATTAGCTCAACCATTGATGTGGTTCCGCTTGAAAAAAATGGTTGAATCGCAACGCTTTGAATGGCTTATCTGGAATGATAACCAGTCATTACCTTTACCCATTGAAAGTATGCCACTCAATCTGCGAGTGATTTTAGTTGGCGATAGACTGAGCCTTGAAGAGCTTGAATTTATGGAGCCTGAACTCAGTAGCACAGCTTTATATGGCGAATATGAATACGATATGTATTTAGAAGACGAAAAAGCACTTTCTCAATGGTGTAGCTTTGTAAATGCATTGTGCCAAAAATATCGCCTTCCTTCTTTATCAGCAGATGCTTGGGAAGTCTTATTAACACAAGCGGCAAGACAACATGAAGATCAATTGATATTGAGCTTAGATTTAGAGTGGATCTTACGTCAACTCCGTTATGCCATACGTTTTAATCATGATGCTTATTTAAATGCAGATGCGCTAAAAAAAGCAGAAGAGAATCGCTTATGGCGACATAGTTATCTATTAGAACGTAGCCGTGATGAAATTTTACAAGATCAGGTAATGATACAAACAGAAGGTGAAGCTGTTGGCCAAATCAATGGGCTTTCTGTCTTAGACTACCCTGGTTATCCTGATTTAATTGGTGAACCAACACGTATAACTTGTGTCGCGCATATTGGTGATGGTGAGTTTACTGATGTTGAGCGTAAAGCGGAGCTTGGTGGCAATCTTCATGCTAAAGGAATGATGATCATGCAAGCTTACTTAAACTCAGAATTACGTTTGGACCAACCACAACCATTTAGCACTTCTATTGTCTTTGAGCAATCTTATGGTGAAGTAGATGGTGATAGTGCCTCTCTCGCTGAACTGTGTGCATTAATTAGCACACTTGCACTACAACCTATCGATCAGCAAATTGCAGTGACGGGTGCTGTTGATCAATTTGGTCAGGTTCAACCTATTGGTGGTGTAAACCAAAAAATCGAAGGGTTCTTTGATATTTGCCAGCAAAGAGGATTAACGGGATCACAAGGTGTGATTATTCCTCTCGCGAATATTCGCCATCTAGTGCTCAATGAAAGTGTTCAACAAGCTGTCAAAGAAGAAAAATTTCATATTTGGCCTGTAACACATGTCGCTGAAGCTATAACATTACTGACTCGTCAGCCATATTATGAAGAACAATGTGAGCCAGAACAATCTGATGCACACTTGTTAGCTGTGATCCATGACCGCATAACACTCGCAAATAATCAAGATAGACCTAAATTGCCTTGGTTCTTACGTCTATTCAGATAA
- the pqiA_1 gene encoding paraquat-inducible membrane protein A encodes MCSGQQHRHEHKHKQILCPQCDLVVSVPELVQGTKATCPRCHTMLIARWRQPFYQPVALAISALFMLLMASQFTFVSMEVAGIANNVTLMQIPSVMFSENYIELGAFFLLFVQIVPAFCMVAILLLCTPIKLPRKLQIWLSRILFQLKSWCMAEIFLAGILVSFVKLMAYGEIGLGLSFLPYVLYCLFQIRAFQCLDRHTLWEKLEPRPDYPNIESGKSGLKQGVRLCRSCTAILPVTQYECSRCEVKGHARRPKSLQWTVSLLITSLILYIPANLLPIMVTESLGNNIYSTIMAGVILLWEDGSYPVAMVIFIASIMVPSLKMVAIAWLCWDAHKSKGKRDPAKMHFLYEVVEYVGRWSMIDVFVIAVLASLVRMGRLMSIYPDFGVVLFAVVVVLTMFSAMMFDPRLTWDKCTADDDKSKIKEPKGD; translated from the coding sequence GTGTGCTCTGGTCAACAACATCGTCATGAACATAAACATAAGCAAATATTATGTCCTCAGTGCGATCTGGTGGTCAGTGTTCCCGAATTAGTGCAAGGAACCAAAGCAACATGCCCACGTTGCCACACAATGCTAATTGCACGTTGGCGACAGCCTTTTTATCAACCTGTTGCATTGGCAATTAGTGCATTATTTATGTTACTGATGGCAAGTCAGTTTACATTTGTTAGCATGGAAGTTGCTGGTATTGCTAATAATGTGACATTGATGCAGATCCCAAGTGTGATGTTTAGTGAAAACTATATCGAGCTGGGGGCTTTTTTCTTACTATTTGTCCAAATTGTGCCTGCTTTTTGTATGGTAGCAATCTTATTGCTGTGTACACCAATCAAACTACCTAGAAAACTGCAAATCTGGTTATCTCGCATTTTATTCCAACTTAAATCATGGTGTATGGCGGAGATTTTTCTCGCGGGTATTTTAGTCAGTTTTGTCAAATTAATGGCTTATGGTGAGATTGGTTTAGGGTTAAGTTTTTTACCTTACGTTTTGTATTGTTTATTTCAAATCCGTGCTTTTCAGTGTCTTGATAGACATACACTATGGGAGAAATTAGAACCTCGCCCTGATTACCCAAATATTGAATCAGGTAAATCAGGATTAAAACAAGGTGTGAGATTATGTCGCTCATGTACTGCGATTTTACCGGTTACACAATATGAATGTAGTCGTTGTGAAGTTAAAGGGCATGCCCGAAGACCAAAAAGTTTGCAATGGACAGTATCATTATTGATTACGTCACTTATTCTTTATATCCCGGCTAATTTATTACCTATTATGGTGACCGAATCACTAGGTAATAATATCTACTCTACAATTATGGCTGGGGTGATATTGTTATGGGAAGATGGCTCTTATCCTGTTGCGATGGTGATATTTATCGCCAGTATTATGGTGCCAAGTTTAAAAATGGTCGCTATAGCTTGGCTGTGTTGGGATGCACATAAATCAAAAGGTAAAAGAGATCCTGCTAAAATGCATTTTCTCTATGAAGTTGTTGAATATGTAGGGCGTTGGTCAATGATTGACGTCTTTGTTATCGCTGTTTTAGCTTCATTAGTCAGAATGGGACGTCTGATGAGCATTTACCCAGATTTTGGTGTAGTGCTATTTGCAGTGGTTGTTGTATTAACTATGTTCTCTGCAATGATGTTTGATCCTCGGTTGACGTGGGACAAATGTACAGCCGATGATGATAAATCGAAGATTAAGGAGCCTAAGGGTGACTGA
- the rlmL gene encoding 23S rRNA m(2)G2445 methyltransferase — protein MRSLFASTGRGLEELLKSELEHLGAQACQITQGGVYFRADDKTMYQSLLWSRLASRIMLPLNEFNVYSDLDLYLGVQAIDWSEIFTVDQTFAIHFNGTNDIIRNSQYGALKAKDAIVDSFQRKIGQRPDVAKQSPDIRLTIHLHKEKASLSLDLSGDGLHQRGYRDLTGQAPLKENLAAAIIMRSGWKTDTPLIDPMCGSGTLLIEAAMMASDCAPALNRVHWGFRHWLGHDEALWKEVTHEAFTRFREGKKNTTARFYGFDVDKRVLDMARANARRADVADLITFAHGDAAKLANPVSAEVKGTIISNPPYGERLESEPALIALHSQLGRAIKAHFPGWRLSLFSASPELLSCIQLRAEREFKAKNGPLDCVQKNYLLSDTPSMINTGLAEDFANRLRKNEKKLAKWAKQQQIECYRLYDADLPEYNVAVDRYGEKVVIQEYAPPKTVNEHKARQRLFDVISATMEVLVLRSDQLILKTRQRQKGKLQYEKMAEKGDFFLVNEFGAKFWVNLTDYLDTGLFLDHRIARKMLGEMSKGKDFLNLFAYTGTASVHAGIGGAKSTTTVDMSRTYLEWAEKNFQANGLSGRQHRLMQADCLQWLMQSNEQFDVIFIDPPTFSNSKRMENTFDVQRDHIELMKHLKRLLRKGGTIMFSNNKRGFKMEHDELAKIGLSAKEITQKTLSQDFARNRQIHNCWLLTHAGEE, from the coding sequence ATGCGCTCTCTGTTTGCCAGCACAGGCCGAGGTCTGGAAGAACTATTAAAATCTGAACTTGAACACTTAGGTGCTCAGGCTTGCCAGATAACACAAGGCGGTGTTTATTTTCGTGCTGATGATAAAACCATGTATCAGTCTTTACTTTGGAGTCGTTTAGCGTCACGTATTATGTTGCCGTTAAATGAATTCAATGTGTATAGTGATTTAGACTTATATCTTGGTGTGCAGGCAATTGATTGGAGTGAGATTTTTACTGTTGATCAGACTTTTGCTATCCATTTTAATGGCACGAATGACATTATTCGTAATAGTCAATATGGTGCATTAAAAGCGAAAGATGCCATCGTTGACTCATTTCAACGTAAAATAGGGCAACGTCCTGATGTGGCTAAGCAATCTCCTGATATTCGCTTAACTATTCATCTGCATAAAGAAAAAGCATCACTCTCTTTAGACTTAAGTGGTGATGGTTTACATCAACGTGGTTATCGTGATCTAACCGGACAAGCACCTTTAAAAGAAAATTTAGCGGCTGCGATTATTATGCGTTCAGGTTGGAAAACGGATACACCATTAATTGACCCTATGTGTGGTTCAGGAACATTATTAATTGAAGCTGCTATGATGGCTTCGGATTGTGCTCCAGCATTAAACCGTGTGCATTGGGGCTTTCGTCATTGGCTAGGCCATGATGAAGCATTGTGGAAAGAAGTCACTCATGAGGCTTTTACTCGTTTTCGTGAAGGCAAAAAGAATACCACTGCCCGTTTTTATGGTTTTGATGTTGATAAACGTGTGTTGGATATGGCTAGAGCCAATGCGCGCCGGGCTGATGTTGCTGATTTAATTACCTTTGCGCATGGTGATGCGGCAAAACTGGCTAATCCTGTGTCAGCTGAAGTAAAAGGAACAATTATCAGTAACCCACCTTATGGTGAGCGTTTAGAAAGTGAGCCCGCACTAATTGCACTGCATAGTCAATTAGGAAGAGCTATAAAGGCACACTTCCCAGGCTGGCGATTATCGCTATTTAGTGCATCACCTGAATTATTGAGTTGTATTCAATTACGAGCAGAGCGCGAGTTCAAAGCAAAAAATGGTCCTCTTGATTGTGTACAGAAAAACTATTTACTTTCTGATACTCCATCAATGATTAATACCGGGCTTGCTGAAGATTTTGCAAACCGTTTGCGTAAAAATGAGAAAAAACTCGCGAAATGGGCAAAACAACAGCAAATTGAATGCTATCGCTTATACGATGCTGATTTACCTGAATATAATGTTGCTGTAGACCGTTATGGCGAAAAAGTGGTTATTCAAGAATATGCACCACCTAAAACCGTTAATGAACATAAAGCACGCCAACGTTTGTTTGATGTTATTAGCGCTACGATGGAAGTATTAGTATTACGTTCTGATCAACTGATTTTAAAAACTCGTCAACGCCAAAAAGGTAAATTACAGTATGAAAAAATGGCCGAGAAGGGTGATTTCTTTTTAGTTAATGAATTTGGTGCAAAATTCTGGGTAAATCTTACAGATTACCTCGATACAGGACTGTTTTTAGATCACCGTATTGCACGAAAAATGCTGGGTGAAATGAGCAAAGGAAAAGATTTCTTAAATCTCTTTGCTTATACCGGTACTGCATCTGTACACGCTGGGATTGGTGGTGCAAAAAGTACGACAACCGTTGATATGTCACGTACCTACCTTGAATGGGCTGAGAAAAACTTCCAAGCAAATGGCCTATCAGGTAGACAACATCGTTTAATGCAGGCTGATTGTTTACAATGGCTAATGCAAAGCAATGAACAATTTGATGTAATTTTTATCGATCCCCCTACGTTTTCTAACTCAAAACGTATGGAAAATACCTTTGATGTTCAACGCGATCATATTGAATTGATGAAACATCTAAAACGTTTGTTGAGAAAAGGTGGCACTATCATGTTCTCAAATAACAAACGTGGGTTCAAAATGGAACATGACGAGTTAGCAAAAATAGGATTATCCGCAAAAGAGATAACACAGAAAACATTATCACAAGACTTTGCGCGTAACCGCCAAATCCACAATTGCTGGCTGTTAACTCATGCTGGTGAGGAATAA
- the rmf gene encoding ribosome modulation factor: MKKQSLSFRLNLEREGCLDMKRQKRDRLARALSKGYQAGMQGRSKELCPYFAIDARSHWLGGWRQAMEDRPSLVK, encoded by the coding sequence TTGAAAAAACAATCACTATCTTTCCGCTTAAACTTAGAACGTGAGGGTTGTCTAGATATGAAAAGACAGAAACGAGATCGTTTAGCTAGAGCATTATCGAAAGGTTATCAAGCTGGTATGCAAGGCCGTTCAAAAGAACTTTGTCCCTATTTCGCGATTGATGCGCGTTCACATTGGCTGGGAGGCTGGCGACAGGCCATGGAAGATCGCCCGAGTCTGGTAAAATAA
- a CDS encoding ASCH domain: protein MLEKLKKKYPTAISWSFGDSEQLADELATLVIEGKKTVTCSSLSGFFSDSVIPVIGGFSIILNSHNQPVCVIRTRSLWLMRFNEVTEDLAKKEGEGDLSLAYWQEGHKAFFSREGSFSEDMELVFEEFELIEVCKRH from the coding sequence ATGTTAGAAAAACTTAAAAAGAAATATCCAACGGCAATCAGTTGGTCATTTGGTGACAGTGAACAATTAGCTGATGAACTTGCTACATTAGTGATAGAAGGTAAGAAGACAGTAACCTGTAGCTCATTAAGTGGTTTTTTTAGTGATAGTGTTATTCCTGTCATTGGTGGTTTTAGCATTATTCTCAATAGTCATAACCAGCCTGTATGTGTTATTCGAACACGCTCTTTATGGTTAATGCGCTTTAATGAAGTCACTGAAGATCTGGCTAAAAAGGAAGGTGAAGGCGATTTAAGTTTGGCATATTGGCAAGAAGGGCATAAAGCATTTTTTAGCCGAGAAGGCAGTTTTTCAGAAGATATGGAATTGGTATTTGAAGAGTTTGAATTAATCGAAGTATGTAAGAGGCATTAA
- the fabA gene encoding 3-hydroxydecanoyl-(acyl carrier protein) dehydratase codes for MVDKRESYSKEDLIASGRGELFGQDGPPLPSGNMLMMDRIIKMTEDGGTHNKGFIEAEFDIKPDLWFFDCHFVNDPVMPGCLGLDAMWQLVGFYLGWLGGEGKGRALGVGEVKFTGQILPTAKKVTYKIDFKRVINRKLIMGIADGEVYVDGKLIYEAKDLKVGLFKDTTAF; via the coding sequence ATGGTTGATAAACGCGAATCTTATTCTAAAGAAGACCTCATTGCTTCAGGCCGTGGTGAATTATTTGGCCAAGATGGCCCACCACTGCCGTCTGGTAATATGCTAATGATGGATCGCATCATTAAAATGACTGAAGATGGCGGCACCCATAATAAAGGCTTTATCGAAGCAGAATTCGATATCAAGCCCGACTTATGGTTCTTTGATTGTCATTTCGTCAATGATCCTGTGATGCCGGGTTGCTTAGGCCTTGATGCCATGTGGCAACTTGTTGGCTTCTATCTTGGCTGGCTTGGTGGTGAAGGAAAAGGCCGAGCTCTTGGTGTAGGTGAAGTTAAATTCACTGGGCAAATATTACCGACTGCCAAAAAAGTTACCTATAAAATTGATTTCAAACGTGTTATCAATCGTAAACTGATTATGGGTATTGCCGACGGTGAAGTGTATGTTGATGGTAAGCTGATTTATGAAGCAAAAGATTTAAAAGTTGGCTTATTTAAAGATACAACTGCATTCTAA
- a CDS encoding lipoprotein, with the protein MRYIIGIFVLMLTACSSQTEKTYYQLPDIYQTGVSEQVTTIQSAKKPPNLGSADPFVQYAG; encoded by the coding sequence ATGAGATACATCATTGGGATATTTGTTTTGATGTTAACGGCATGTTCAAGCCAAACTGAGAAAACCTATTATCAGCTACCTGATATTTACCAAACAGGGGTATCAGAACAAGTCACGACCATACAGTCAGCGAAAAAGCCTCCAAATTTGGGTTCAGCCGATCCGTTTGTCCAATATGCTGGTTAA
- the uup gene encoding ABC transporter ATPase component: protein MPLISLTGAYLSFSDAPLLDSTDLFIEENERVCLVGRNGAGKSTLLRVLSKEQPLDDGQVVYEQDLVTARLQQDPPRDIEGTIFDFVAEGVEEDAKYLTEYHHISKLIETDPSDKNLNRMAQLQEVLDSRNLWLLDSRIAEVLEKLGLDGDSDLSSLSGGWLRKAALGRALVSAPRVLFLDEPTNHLDIETILWLEKFLKDFQGSIVFISHDRSFIRNMATRIIDLDRGKLSSWPGNYDKYLESKEEALRVEEQQNAEFDRKLAQEEAWIRQGIKARRTRNEGRVRALKALRVERSERREVLGSARMQVEEATRSGKIVFELEDVNYSIGTRKLVHNFSAKVQRGDKIALVGPNGCGKTTLLKLMLGDLKADSGRVHCGTKLEVAYFDQHRATLDPDKTVMDNLAEGKQEVMVNGRPRHVLGYLQDFLFPPKRAMTPVRALSGGERNRLLLARLFLKPSNLLILDEPTNDLDVETLELLEGLVDAYQGTVLLVSHDREFVDNSVTECWIFEGDGVINSYVGGYYDAQQQKAQTVSLRNEQNKSRNAPEKAEKEAKTKDSAKKSTRSGNKLSYHLMRELEQLPAKLESLETQLSALQEEVSAPDFFTRPHEETEKVLKTLADKEQELEAAFDRWQELEMMQNGE from the coding sequence ATGCCGTTAATTAGTTTGACAGGGGCTTATTTATCTTTCAGTGATGCCCCTCTATTAGATAGCACCGATTTATTTATTGAAGAAAATGAACGTGTTTGCTTAGTGGGGCGCAATGGCGCAGGAAAATCAACGTTATTAAGAGTGCTATCTAAAGAGCAACCTTTAGACGATGGCCAAGTTGTTTATGAACAAGATTTGGTCACAGCACGCTTACAGCAAGATCCACCAAGAGATATTGAAGGTACTATCTTTGATTTTGTGGCTGAAGGTGTTGAAGAAGATGCCAAGTACCTAACGGAATATCACCATATTTCAAAACTGATTGAGACAGATCCATCTGATAAAAATCTTAATCGTATGGCGCAACTGCAAGAAGTACTTGATAGCCGTAACTTGTGGTTGCTTGATAGCCGTATTGCAGAAGTACTCGAAAAATTAGGTTTAGACGGTGACTCCGATCTTTCTTCTTTGTCAGGTGGGTGGTTAAGGAAAGCCGCATTAGGGCGTGCATTAGTTAGCGCACCAAGAGTTCTTTTTTTAGATGAACCGACAAACCACCTTGATATTGAAACGATCCTTTGGCTTGAGAAATTTTTAAAAGATTTCCAAGGTAGCATTGTGTTTATTTCCCATGACCGTTCATTTATTCGAAATATGGCAACCCGTATTATCGACCTTGATCGAGGCAAACTCTCTTCATGGCCAGGAAATTACGATAAATATCTTGAGAGTAAAGAAGAAGCTTTACGTGTTGAAGAACAACAAAATGCAGAATTTGATCGTAAATTAGCGCAAGAAGAAGCTTGGATACGTCAAGGAATTAAAGCACGACGTACTCGTAATGAAGGTAGGGTACGTGCTTTAAAAGCACTGCGTGTTGAGCGTAGTGAACGCCGTGAAGTGTTAGGCAGTGCGCGTATGCAGGTCGAAGAAGCAACTCGCTCTGGTAAAATTGTATTCGAGCTAGAAGATGTTAATTACAGCATTGGAACTCGTAAGTTAGTTCATAATTTTTCTGCCAAAGTACAACGTGGTGACAAAATTGCGCTGGTGGGACCAAATGGGTGCGGTAAAACGACGTTATTAAAACTGATGTTAGGTGACTTAAAAGCAGACAGTGGTCGAGTGCATTGTGGTACTAAGCTTGAAGTAGCTTATTTCGATCAACACCGTGCCACACTTGATCCGGACAAAACCGTGATGGATAACCTTGCTGAAGGTAAGCAAGAAGTCATGGTTAATGGTCGACCTCGTCATGTATTAGGTTATTTACAAGATTTTTTATTCCCACCTAAGCGTGCTATGACACCTGTTCGGGCACTTTCTGGTGGCGAAAGAAACCGTTTATTACTGGCTCGTTTATTCTTAAAACCAAGCAATCTTCTTATTCTCGATGAACCAACCAATGATCTTGATGTTGAAACATTAGAGTTATTAGAAGGGCTTGTTGATGCTTATCAAGGTACGGTTTTACTGGTCAGCCATGACCGTGAGTTCGTTGATAATAGTGTCACAGAATGTTGGATCTTTGAAGGTGATGGCGTTATTAACAGTTATGTTGGTGGCTATTACGATGCTCAGCAACAAAAAGCACAAACAGTTTCCTTGAGAAATGAACAAAATAAATCACGTAATGCACCAGAAAAAGCTGAAAAAGAAGCCAAAACTAAAGATAGTGCTAAAAAGAGCACCCGTAGTGGCAATAAGTTAAGTTATCATTTAATGCGCGAACTTGAACAACTGCCCGCTAAGCTAGAAAGTTTAGAAACACAGTTAAGTGCGTTACAAGAAGAAGTGAGTGCTCCAGACTTTTTTACTCGTCCTCATGAGGAGACGGAAAAAGTCCTAAAAACACTTGCTGATAAAGAGCAAGAGCTTGAAGCCGCTTTTGATAGATGGCAAGAGCTAGAAATGATGCAGAACGGTGAATAA